The genomic window ATGTGCCAAGCTGATTTTTTTACCtatgtgatttatttttttcgttcgtttattgaataaaatttcataactcacaaaattatttatacaaaCAGGAATACAACACTTAAAATATGAATGTAGTGTGTTGACTAATTTCTTTAGACTTTGAACGTACCCCATATGTAATCTCCTGGGGATTGTACTCTGATTGGTATCGATTGATCTGATACTGAGCGCACACTGGCGGTGGAAACTGGTTACCTCCAGGATAGTGGTCAAACGGGTAACCGTATGTGAACGTTACCTGGTCATTTTGGTCAGCATTTTGATTATATACAGGTTGCgtttataagataaaaaaatgtaaaagaatttttttttacaaaaatgaattcaatacgttatgataaaatatcttatttaacgtagctcgcgggtttgctgacgtcacaataggaatcgacgtaaagagttgaccgtcatagtaaactcataattttattttgaaatgacaaatgagatatttagaagtatgaaagaaaatattttaaaaagcttatatgcggtttatgactgtttatataAAGATTgataatatcaagtgctgaaaatttaaagatgtcacatacattgtcacattttgttctataaagataaagaatgagtgtgcgttagaactcttccatttaaagtcatgttttaaaatagaatgtatgcattaacttcgctttttttttacaattataacttccgtaatctgtactaccgattaaattcttaaatttcttttggcttgagataactgttttatttgattacttacttataatgtcagtagttgcctggcattttatttttgcattgattgactcagagtttcattaaaacaaaaatagcaattttctgtatctttacagccttacactaattgcatttttaaataacattcacaataatgtctaatatgcattaacatgttttaaaatgtgttaaacagctagtcttgtcaataaatgcatttcaattttggtgttctaagaagtaaggaaatgatgacgtcaggctaacgtcgtaatgaaaatataaggttttgagaaacttttaaatctttaaagttttttttgccaaaaattggccgagaacacatactgatatttttttatgaattgattcataattatctcctctgtttttgtgcggagtatgattaatttcgtctgaatcgttcaaaagtttggagcatagttttgtaatgcgtttctcggttaaaatgtgcattttactatatatttcattgaaatggagttgcttgattttatcaacgacactgtatttgaaacacgataacattattaccgcgcagacgaatcttaaataaattttagaaataaaactataaaacctatggatcacgcggacaaattttcaaggtaggttttctcacaagcaggtaaacccgcgagctaccttaagcGAGTACTACAAAGAAATCTGTAAACTGTATTTTGTTTTGGTAGATTAAATCTACAACGTATCGTATCATTACATAGCCTAatattaaaaaagtcagaaaaaactCTCTGGGAAtagttgtttttgtattttggttgatttttcaaaaatatttattcgcCTTTTAATAACGTTATCTATCAGTAAGCGAGCgaaataatttgaagaaaaatggAAGAgtaaatagagagagagagagaaagaggaaGAGAGAGACGAACGGACTGACAGAGAGTGGAAATTATATTCTTTATGTGATAACATCAAAGTGGAACAATCAAGGTTTAAAATTTGTTCTGCctgtaaaattgaataaagtgatgaaaataaaaaccaatattattgattttttcctCCGATTTTATACCGCCTCTCAGCGGAATGAGAAGTAATAGTAAGTttgaaacatatattttcaaaaacaatgatgCCCAACTTAATTGAAATTTCATAACGCATATTAAGTTTTataaagtttaagattttttaatgaaagtatTTTATCAAACTGAACTTCAAGATTttcttttaccaaaaaaaaattttttctcagttaataTGGTAtcctaaaagtaaaaataatgtgATTAAAACTTACGATCAGATCTTCTCGAAGAAGGCATAGCGTTATGCTTGGTGTTtgtgttaaagggacttggacacgatttgacattttcaaattttatttttccattttcaatgtttataatgataaatatagaaggttataatgctatttttataatttattataaagttaataatatcaagttatatgcaagatacagagttcataattctttgatttgtaaacaaagcgCGAATATtatcattgtttacatatgtgttgtattggtgtaagtttcaatcaaatgtatctttcttttgttgattttagtatttatgaagatattgaattagttaaaattgttttttacttgtcattttgtctaaaaaatggtaattctcttcattacattttttgtaaacaactataagactcgagctttgtttacataacgatCAAattttacctctgtatctcgcttgtaactcgactttaacattgaatattttgggcaatcatttaaaatgcaccagtaagctattttatacataaaatataaaaataaaatttttgatcccaaatcgtgtccaagtccctttaaatatcCAGTCTTTGACTGAGGAGAAGCCTGGTTCAGGTGATAAATGAGTATTGACTGGGCCCAGGTAGaattatgataataaatgtCCTGGtctacatttatacatgtaagctcTGCTAATTTGGTGAGTTCGGGTGTAAGGGACATTCCTATTAATTTTGAGTGATAAAAgctaaaaaagttgaaaaaaaatattataaaaggcACGGAGCATTCAATCGATCAAAATTCAGATTAACATTGTCTACagttttgtttctttatttctaacTGTTAATCTTAAATGaacataattttatgaaataagataattaaattaagattttttttctacatgtacatgtattaccttcATTCCTTGAAAACATTCAATGTagtttcattgaaaattataaTGCATGACATATTGTTTATATGACTTTGGttattatattcattatatgtttgatataattgaaatataatgtaataGTGAGAACAGATTATTGTTTCTGTTATAATTATCgaacaaatatttgtttaaaattacaccgagtaaattttgttaaataaatatatatatatatatcaaatcccaggatgttttattaaaaatgagttGTCAAATATAGAGTAAAGGTAAATCGGATAGAACAGATTCTAAATTATTCAACAGTTTCAAAATTTGCTGTTCATTCAAAACTGTGATTGCTAGCACCCCTGGGCACTACCACCATTAGTTTTTTGTTTGAGTTGCACATGCTTAGtattataacttttttaaaaatataattttccgTTTAATTGTATTTATAGATGTCACCTTGCATTGTATTTTTGCTAGCCAGCCCGCGGACTAAGTTATCAGTTACATTAGAATGAAACGTCAAAAAAGCTCGCTTAGCTATGAATAAGAAAATGTGTGTTTTAGAAAAAATGCTTAGTTTGTAGGTCAACCTGCACAATGTCTGTCACTCTTCTTTATTATAATACTGTATATGGATAACTGCAGCCAGGGTCTACAATTTGTTTGTATAATCGACCCTCTTATtcagtttgaaaatgaaatattggcAGTGGTTTGCGATAAGAGAccataaaattcaaatattattcTTCGCGACGTTACAAATTAAGACAGTACATACCCAGTTACTGTCAAATactgtttaaagatttactgacGGACGGATTAATGAATCTCTATCCATCAAAACTTGTTGCACCGGCTATAAGAGTAACAAATTAGTTTGTTTTAGTTTAATTgtcattacaatttttttttaaattgataacataTCTATTTCATTTGAATATCTTAATTTAGAAGTTTAAACAAACATCAGTTTCCCAACCAAATACAAGTTTCGTCATATTATGCAGCATATCAGTTTGAAATATTAGCCAGTCGACCTACATACAAACAACTGGTGCTTGTTTATCATCGGTACATGTAAACGAAATATCAGAACCAGATCAAAACAATCTGGTTTTGCTCTAATTGATTTTAACACAGgacaaaaatgtaattaaaaattctCTGCGGTGTTTTCCCAAACACATTTACTTCAGATAGCGATTGCAAAATACTACTGAAGACCAATGTAATTGAAGTGTCATTAATAACATCGGGGGTgggtgtggttttttttttttcaattaagtttATCTTTACATGAAATTACTTGTGTACAACTATTTTTCGTATAATGAATGCATCTCATCTTTTTGTTGGATTTTTGTCattcttaattttttgaaagtttagtACTATCTAAGCATTTCTAATTCTCCACCATTATCAATTCTGTCGGTCATCTATATACTTTTTCGTATATTATTGAGTTATTAAAAGAGATCATAAGATCAATTTTATTCTAGTATTAAAATAATCTATACATAAAACACAGAACTTACACTAAACCCAAAGCAAATATTTTAGCATGTACTTTACATGCAGCAAATCAATAAAAAGCACGAATCTGTTCTTTGACATCacatcaatttattttcaagatatatttttattttacaagtgACGTCATTCAAATCAGTCTAGGAGATTATCTTTAATACGTCATGGAGAACATTACTGGAGATTAACATTTTATCAACCTAGAGCATGATGACGTAAAATTATCCTACATATAGACTTGTTATATGACCCGATGTTAAACTAGTTTTCATTGTcgtgttttaaattaataagaGACTATCAATGCAAAATAGCCATTTCAAAgttgtttacaattttggtgTTTAAACACCATGTATTATCGTCTTGCCTTCCATATTCTATGCGGTAAAATATCACCATTGTGAATGATCACAATGTACAATTCGCaaattaaatttgcaaaaatttttaaaatatttttcgcGTGCCTTCTCTtctgaaattatttaaagtgaAATACAAACACCGCTAatgtaaaggtacatgtattaatatcaaACAATGAGTTGGCATTTTCATTATGGAAACAACGTAGCTATAAACAAAAGATACGTAGCCTAACCGAGTTAAAACACTTTGACATATATTTCAGTGAacttttatttagaatttaaaatagACGTTCCCAAACAAGAGTAGTAACTGTTATGTCATAAACGGTTCGATCGTTAAGGCGAGCGCAACATACAAAACATCAACTATTCATACGTATCGCTATAGATTGTTTTAGATCATAGTATTTAGTAATTAGATCCctgaaaaaatcatttataaataaaacttgactTGAAAAGTAGAATCATATCAAACTTAAGGATCGTAGACTAAGATGGTGCCGAAAATAATAATCCTTTTTATGCATTATGTTTTGGTGTTTGTTTGTTGggggttttttggggggttttttttgggggggggggtttggtttttttttttttgttttttttttatttttgataaggTAGAGTTGTTATTGTAATCTCTTCTTAGAAGACATGATTTTGAATAggtttttttcttgtcaagtGATTAAATGTTCATGTATGTACAACTACTACTTTGGATCAATAACagtattgaaaatttaaaccCGTCTAATAATGTGCTACTtatgaaaactttgaaaatacatgtaatgttggTTATTGCATGCgcattttcttctttaattgCTTAAAGTGAAGGGAAACCACCTCTCATGCAATGGTCCAATTGATGATGAGTCATAGGAAAGAACCAATTCAGCTGTTAACATAAGAAAAGTACCATAGCCAGGATTAAACACCTTGACATATATTAAAGTGAACTTTtctaatgaatttaaaaaaggcTTTTTCTGAACAAGAGTAAATAGCTGTATTATGTTTTACTATTCAAAACGGTAAAGACAAGCACAGCAGATAATACATCACATTTATATAAGTATTGTTACAACAAATTAGGGATTTGAGGGAAGGGTATAGACGCACAGACTTGAAAACTAATTAAGAATAGTGATGAATAATAATATTCCCTctcttttatattaattaattattttgttattttctaaatagttAGTAAGTCAGGTTTATGCTTGCTTATTTGGACAAACTTTTGATTCATTAATTGCATCTCTGATTAATATGATTGTACTTGTACTTAGATGAAATAATGCTGAATGCAACACTGTTTTTCTTGAAACATGTCAGAGATGTTTTaagataaatttaaattaaaacagtcaATAAACTTCGAATCTAGCGCCTACATGTCTAACATCTGTATTGTGCAACTTTATTTCACgctaaaaataatctttaaaattctatgGACCATATGGATATTACGGAGTAACCAGATTCCAgaatgaattatttataaatgaaacttTACTCTTGATTAGTAGGATAATATCAAACTTTAGATTCGTAAAGGATGGACCAAAAGAATATTAACCTTCAGTCATGCAAAGTATATGAACATAATATAAATTTCTTAAACGTTGTAACCATATCttaatattagttttattttttaaatgggtTTTACTTCTTATTGCATGGCATGCGTTTTTCTCGCAAGACTTTGCTTTAATTATCTTTTTGCTTGTCATGTGTTTAAAGTAGAAGAGATACTTAGCTCCTTAACTTCTGAAATATGTTCCTCTATCTCTAAAAGGTGTTATTTAATTGAAAGTTTGTCTACttattaaactttgaaatataaaaacgaATTTCTTGTAGAGAACAGCCAAGTATAAAAGTTATGCGACCACTTACCTTTAACGGGTATTATTTTGGACTTATGCTGGTATGTATTTCATTACAGACACCATTTCAAAACCAAAATAACTCAGAAGTATATAATGTTTCTAATAtgttttttacattatataagGAGGAACATGTAAAATAGACACTGTAAAATATGAACTAAACCAAACATTGAATCACGAAGACATGTTACTACTGGTTTCTGAACGATTTTCAAAGCTTTCAATGATGGTATGTTGTGAAATTAAATCAATCGTAAAGTATCATCAGTTCTCGCAAAgcaaaaataatcatttcttaaaaaacaaGACCTTGTAggacaaaagaaaatatgaagaATGGAGTatcatttctgtaaaaaaaagtaCGTTGTGAACAGTAACATTTCTTTAGAATAAGTAACAGAGACATTGGTTGATCCTTGAAGATTGGTAAATAGAGGACAAACAAAGTGTTTTTGAACAGAGAATGCGCATTTGAAATCCTATTTAAACTAAAGAAACTTAGCACAATACGGATTAAGGAGGTTTGATTTCATTCAGTGAGGTATGTAAGTTACAaggtaattttattttccttgGCAACATCACATAAAAACAtcgaaaaataattgttaaagaaATCGCTTACAAACAAaccaaattgattttaaaaacccaagtaaaaataacaaatgttaTAAGTTTATTGGCCAATTGCCTTAAAGTTACAAtgaaacaatattcaatcaaacGTATTTGtagtaaatattaaacattacaatgtttctttaaaatataacaatctAAAGTTTTCGAAGTAGATTTGGACATGCATCGAAAGTTCGCCCGACACCTATTAGGTAGTATTTCTGTATATTACACATCTGGTTTTATAACgaagaaaatattattacaaaTTCATTATAAGAACAAGGTGGTTTACGGCCCCAGCGAAGTGTACCATAGGGTTATTTGGAGTTTGCCTTTAGGATTGATATCTTCTGTATGATGTGAATCCATGAAGACGTAATATAATTGTGATCACAATCAAAATAATTCCTACTATGACGGAAATGATTACATAGTTGCGCGCGCGTCTGGACTCTATTTTCGCTTCTATTATATTCCCATATCTTGCTGCAGAGCTAGCCTGtttagaataaaaacaaaaaatttgaaaaatgaattagacatacatgtacgttttcAGAAAATGCTCAACACAGCAAACAAGAAGAAACAATTTCATCAATCATATAAAACCTTTGGCATATCTCTGCAAAATCACTTATCAGTATTGGACGCAGAGCGGGACCTTAATAAATTCACAATTTCAACAAAGTTTAAAACTATCCTTCACCCCCATCCCACATAATCCCGTACAAAAATGCTAATTTAACATGGTGCTTGTGTTTgtgtttgttaaattttgttttatttcacaaaGGACGGTCGTTATAGACAGTGTTTCTGCATATCATACGCCTATAACAAGTGGCTGCTTGTACATGTAGAAGACATACAATCAAATGGATGAACCATTTATTCCCAGAGGCAATAGACAAAAAATCTGATATTTCACTTaagtttagaaaagaaaaagaattccAAACTGTTGCTTATAAGACTGCCAGTGGGTAATTTCTTAGTAAGAAAAACAATACAGatttatgatttaatattttgaatatttgttaCTGTGATATACTATTAATAAAACCCCTAACACTGTTTGATATTTACATTGTTGGCAGCCATGATTGCACATATCCCCGTCGGCCAGAAACAGCACAAACAAGAGAGGACAGCAGGTACCATCCAGTCCCGGGCTTGAGGGGCTCTTTTGACATCCATAGGCACAACGCCAGGCTGTGTGATCTGTACAAAGATATAATATTAAAACTTACATCCTTAATGGTGAAAAACAAAGTCAAGTCATTGTCTTTAGAAATTTTAGGCATCAGcctaatataaatattttttaaacatattttcagtACAagcataggtacatgtacatttttttatttcttgcaaTATATTTTCGTGATTTCTTATAGGTTAGAAACATTGAAAACAAAGACAAGAAAGCGTCTTTGAAGTATCTATTTGAGGTCAACTGCGCTAgcatctttattattttttaaaataatttttttttaaataaaataataacgtACGTAGATTAACAGCCGCCAGACAAAGTCATGTTTAGTTATATTTCCTAACATTTTCTCAGTATTGCTTTTTAAGTTTCTGCAAAAAGCTGATATATTTTTGCACCTATTTCGAAATTTATGTTGTGCAATGCAAGAGATACAAATATTCACCAGGTTTGttcctgaaaataaataatcataacAAACCACAAACCATCTCAAATATtattaaagcaaaataaaaatacatagcAGAGCAACAGggacttctaaaaaaaaaaatagaggtgGGATCAGGTGCCAAGTAGGAGTAAGCATCCCCTGACGACCGGTCCCACCCGCCGTGTGCTTATTGTCAAGATCATGAAAAACGGAAGAAATCATAGTCAGTCCGTTTTataaataatggtctaacaaGTATGAAACACGTCGGTCAGCTTGTCTCTTAAGGAAACATTGTTGTATAGAGCTTGTGTAAAGATGATTTTAGTCGAGGTTCTTGATATTCTTGTTCAAACAGCTTCCTCGTTTAAGAAATTGTATGCAGAGCATCATTTCTGTAAAATAGTTACAATtacttattttgaaaagaaacactGTGCCGAATAATTATATATGCCAGTGACAAGGTTGCATTTGTGACCCTCTAAAGATGCAGTTTCGTAAAAATCCATATACACCATATATTATGATTATATCTGTCGAAACCGATGATATAGCAACGGGTTTTGTATTGGGCTCGTTAAAATGTATGAGCATGCATCGAAGAAACTTGAATCATCATTAAAACCTATCCtgaattttttgcatttaaCTCGTCCC from Magallana gigas chromosome 9, xbMagGiga1.1, whole genome shotgun sequence includes these protein-coding regions:
- the LOC105327765 gene encoding proline-rich transmembrane protein 1, giving the protein MSSVETSDQPPAYNQLNEPNDQLKSTDENQHNQYPGSNQYPSPGAAQYPGNQYQPQAVPLVITQPGVVPMDVKRAPQARDWMVPAVLSCLCCFWPTGICAIMAANNASSAARYGNIIEAKIESRRARNYVIISVIVGIILIVITIILRLHGFTSYRRYQS